Part of the Primulina huaijiensis isolate GDHJ02 unplaced genomic scaffold, ASM1229523v2 scaffold34611, whole genome shotgun sequence genome is shown below.
ACATATAACATTTTCCTATACATAAAGGTAACttccatatatttttttatgatgagctgtctatatatatatatatatatatatatatatatatagacagacacacacacacgatgaattaattcttagatcgagtttgttggatgaatttgaaatcaaatctaACAcgaaatatcatataaaattaCAACATGtggatttttaaaacttgtTTTATTCTCTATATTTGAGATCCTTGGAAATTCACGGATCGAAATGAGTTTTCAATTCTAAGGAGAGTTAACCGTGTAAATTGCACTTATGCGTCCGCTTAGTTCTAAAAAATTATACGCAACAagcctgcataaatttttttatacgaCAGCATGTTCGACTTCGAATTTAGAAAAGACACTAATTGAAGAGGAAGATTTAATTTATCTGAGAGGCAAATTTAAATATTCGTACTttaaacttgttttttttttaaatcgaaaatcTTCCCCCTATCGATCATCAGTTGTTGGGTCTGCTCCAACGACAGCGACGAATGTATTGTGATCAAGAGAACCATAAAATAGATAGAGATACATAACCTAATGTTAAATAGCCCCAAATTACTATAGCATCCCGATTTCCTTCCGCATTGTCTCCTTCGTTCATATCCGCCCAACACTTCAAATAGAACAATAGCACACTTTTCGACAAGACAAAAATATTTACTGTTTTGACCATGCCATTAAGCCTTTCCCCTTCGTTCACTGCATGCTAATAGGAGTAACTTGAATTTATGTCGCTAGCAAATTCCTAATAGATGCCAGAATGGACCGACTTCATACAGCTCATGACCGGTAAAACAGTAGCTTTAGGAACAATGGATTTTCTTCCAACCATTCCGGGTACTCGGCCGGATTTGAGCACATATAATTGAACTTCATATGCTTAACACCAATTTTACCTCTACTCCATTACACCCTCTTTACACTGTCACCGTGAACAGCTACAAATCCTTCGGTAGAAAGAGTAGCAAGTGCGTTTCGAAGCTGATAAAACACAATGGCATACTTCAAAACGTTTCTTTATTCACATGCACCAAACAAGTATCCAAAAGTTTGCAATTTATGCACAGGAATGTTAGAGTACTTACATCGTTTAAGTGGACTTCACCGGGGCTCTGTTTTTTCAGTTCCTCGAGTAActgaaattcataaatttagTCCAATCAGCTTGCAGATGTTTCATGCACGAGACAGAACTAACATGGTGCACAAACTTTACATACCTCCAACATGCGAGTTGACGGGCCCCCAAGCTGCAGCTTTTCCATTATTATGCTGCGGGTGGTTGATGCCAAGTTCTCCCTTCTCATTCTTTCGCTTGCCGAAACCCCAGTTGTGATGAGATCCATATCAATGGTGCCTGTCCAACAGTAAGCATTTTTCAGCCTATTATACTCAGGTGGATGTGGTGAGCAAAGAATTGCCACGCTGGTATAAGACCAGCTGTGATAAAGCATATGTGCTCTTTTTCACTGAATATCTAGGCAACGCTGGCACATATGCCTCTCGTACAGGAAACAATTGTGGATTATAAGGACTTACCGGTTGAATGATCCGTTGCAGACTGTTGCATTGCTACTTCAAGAAGCCTAATTGCCTCAATTACATCATACTTTTCAACCTGCGAGCACGAGTGATCACAGTTAACCATCAAGCCTTTCAAATTCAAGTGTGTGGCACCAAGTATAGCTTAACCAACCCATTCGGAGAAACGAATGCGGGCCAAAGCCTCACTGAGGCGTATCAAGCTTTCAAGTTGCCTTGGTGTCGCAGTTATAACCTGTGGAAGATGAAAAAATGGACACAAAACAGCAACTAACATATAAAACGAACCATCAATACCCATCAAGCAAAAAGTATACTTGAAGATATTATTGTAGCATTTACGTAACAATAACAATAGAAACAAATGTGAGACCACAATAACGCACATGACTTTACAAAACTTATGAACAACTAAATAAGAAATGTAGAACGATAATGCATTTGACTAACAGTAAATTAATGTATTATCGATAGACAAGGTTCTAAACGTTAAGCGCTAGTCGGACACTACACCAGCGGCTAACGTCTAAGCCGCTAGACAGGACTCTAGATGGAAGCATGATAAAAATTGAGAAAAGGGTtactatgattttaaaaaaaataggaacGGTGTTACAAATTAAGTTATTGAGGACCAAGCCCATTCATAAATTAATGAGTTGTCCATTAACTGGcccacaattaaaaaaattgagagaaagtTGCCCTTTCTTTTTCTCTACCCCGGCCGCCATACTGCCTTCACATTCACTCACTTCTTCTAATTAGAAAGCCTCCTCACACCCTTTATCTCCCATCCGTGATCCGTTTCGAATCGTTCATCATGCCTAGAATCTCATCATCTCATCGTGGCCGGGGCTGTAGTTTCAGAAGTCGGAGTCCCTAACAGCTGTAGTTTCAGAAGTCGGAGTCCCTAACAGGTACAATCGTTCTTCCGCTACTTCCTCACACTACCGCTTAGGCTGGCCTACTAGCACATTTTCGGTGCTGTCGACCGGCGCCTGTGCCGCCTGGGCTGAGGCGGCCGAATTTTAGAACACTGTCGACAGAAAAGTTTCTTAAAATAGTAATTTTTCACTTTTGTATATAGGATTGTCGTAGGGGTCGAAGCATCTTCCATTCTTCAATAAATGAGTGTAAGAGGAAGGCAAGTAAATGAGTCGGTCCACCTAAATACAATTAGTTCAATTCCTCCAACCATGGAAGATTCCAGGAAAATCCTTCCACTCATAATAATTAAACTCAGATGCCTCTGGGAGAAAATTTTGTGCTTTCGTCCAATTCCCTTCCCATCTTCTGACAATATCGTATAGTCTACCCATCAAAATTGTCTGAAACACATGCACCCATATTGGCTGATGAAATACACATTCATTACCTTTTTGCTGCTTCCAGGGAAATTTCCTCTTCTTCTCATCTCCACATAGCCTCTAGTCAACTCCTCAGCTGCTTCATCAGATAACTTTGGATGTATGTTCTTACGTGCATAGCTCACATAAGCGGTTAAAGTCGGCAGGTCAATGACATCCTGCTCCGAATTCTAGTAAAAATCCGAATTTGGCTCAGATATCAATGGAAGTccaaataaatatagatattaGAGTAGAAAGGAAAGACTCAAACTTCAGGGTCTTCAAAGTGCAATGCCACTATGTGCTTCGCAAGGCGCCTATCGGTCTGTTCATCAGCCTTGTCGAGAATTAAATAGATCAAATCAAACCTGTATAACAGTTTAAGTCAAGATAAATAGTTGACTATTATTCAGTCAGGCAAGTCAGTCATTGAAGCAAATACCACTTCATAAACCCAGGCATAATTAAAAAGTTCAGCGCCCTTGTGCATGTAATTAGATTGATTCTGTGAAAATTAGgtcttcaatataatatcatcataaGAGAAAAGTAATAATATTGGAGTTATGCAAGCATGACCCAACAACCACTTCTGAACGCCATATAATGAAGTATGAAAATTAATACCTACAATGTATTTTTACCTGGACAATAATGTTGGAGGAAGGTGTATATTATCAATCACAGATGACCGAGGATTATAACGTGAACCAATGGGATTGGCACATGCCAATACCGAAGTTCGTGCATTTAGAGAAGCAATAATCCCTGCCTTTGCAATTGAAACAGTTTGCTGCTCCATCACCTGATAATAAAATTTAGATTGAAAATGCAACAGGGTCATCGGAAAAGACTACATAGAATTATATCATGTGGTCAACTACAAAACCAAATTAATTCAATAGTATGACATGACATagaaaaatttatgatttttacctCATGCAACATGCTTCTTGCATTGTCGGACATTTTGTCAAACTCATCAATACAACAGATGCCTCTATCACTCAGCACCAGGGCCCCACTCTCCAGGACCTACAGAGTTAATTTTCTGTTAAGGTTTGCATTCTCGATGTGACCATGAAGTGTGaacttaaaaattaataaaatcgcCTAGTTATTAACTTACAGTTTCACCAGTTTCAGGATCCTTCGCGACATAAGCTGTTAACCCCACCGCAGAGCTCCCTCGTCCACTGGTATAAATACCACGAGGAGATAGCTTGTGAATGTATTGGAGCAGCTGCGATTTGCTGGTTCCAGGATCACCCACCAGGAGTATGTTGATATCACCTCTGAAGCTAGCCCCAGAAGGCATTTGCAATGCACTCCCACCGAAAAGCTACGTATAAGCCACTTGAACAATATAAgtaatataaagaaataaaaaaaactaataatatCAGTAAAGGACGCTAAATCACCTGACAAAGGAGACCTTTCTTTACATCATCAAGCTCCCATATGTTTGGTGCCAAAGACCTTGTCAACCTTTCATATATATCAGGCTGTCTTGATAGCCCTTTTAATTGCTCCACCTAAAATATTAGAGGGATATTACCCGAACAATGATTAATTTGGAAGTTCTATCACTGTTAATGATGCTATTTTAAAGTACCTTATCTTCAAAGTCAATAACAGGTTCATTGCCTTTCCCACTAACTCCATTTTCAGTTTCCATTGGATCCTCCACATCCACTCTGGACTTGTTAGTCCTCTTTACGTGAAGACAATCAATATAAGTCTGAAAACAACGGAAAAACGCATGTCAAATCAAAATACCGTTTCATGTCAAAAGATGGTCATATCTATAAAAGACTATTACAAGATAGCACAAAAAAGGACCTACGTACTTACCTTGAAAATTGACTTCACCGTCCTTTGTGTTTGACCGATTCTGACACTCATAGCCCTATAAATTCCAGTAACCTTACAGCAAAAGCAGCATTTTAAATCAGGAAATCAATCGAAGTTTATAGCTTGAAATGAAGCTTGTAATATCTTCAACACCAAAGCACTATAAATTATCTGACCTCGACTCTGTCACCTGGCTTGCCAGCATCTACTAACTTGTCGTGCATCAACAAGCTCACTGTGTGAGGTGTCCCTCCCTCTGGGATCTCATCTGGTGTCTCTTGGAGTTTCACAACTTGCTTATCAGCAAACCTATCACGTATATTTTTCCATAGAAAAACAAGTCAATGTTGTTCCAAAATATTTAGAACAATCAAATAAAAGTAGCGAGATGAATAAAAAAGCACCTGCATCTGTTGTGAACAAGAGTCATGGAGTTTCTTGAAAGACATTCTTGCTTACCACAAATAGTTGGTTCATTAATTCTTCCTGGCACCAGAAAGTTGGCAATTTGATTAACAAAAATTAGCTCACACAAATTTGATATGACATGTTGGGTGTAAAACTAGAATAAGAATGATCCAGCCAATTACCTCTATCAACAACTATAGGTTCGCAGCAGTAACCACAGACAAGACATCTAAATACCGCTTCCCTGATCTCTGGTATGATGGAACTACACCGAATAATCATCCCTTTCAAAGAAACCATCTTCTCGACGtctaattgaaaaaaaaaaaaaagaaaagaaaagcttTTTCATTCAACACACAGCTGGTGCATAGACAAAATTTAATAGAGTgagttaaaaaattattaaagctGACCAGATGGGTTGAGGTTTCTCATCGAAGTTGAGCTTCTAAGATTGAAAATTCTAGCTTGTATATGTTTCTCAAACAAAGGATTTATTCGACTGACCATATCCATAAGCACGATATCAAAAATGGCTAAAACCTCGAGAGGGTATCTAACCATCTTGAGATAAAGATCGCTATCATAATCGAACACGTCATGGGCATCAACGTCGAGTGAATCGCCCTCAATTTCGATGACATGGTTGATAGCCATCATATACTTCCCCTCAATCTGCTGAGGATTCTCCCTGAAATGCCGCAAAAACCTCAGAATCGCAGCATTAACGTCTTGAACACTGATGTTCGTGCCCCACACGTACATAGGTGGAGCCTCGTCTTCGTCTGCGTCGCCCGCCTCCGACGAGGGCTGCGCATCGTCAGTGGAAGATGGGGTGGCTGCACCTATGTGAGTGGCGGAGGATCTCCTCCCTCGGCCACGACGAGTATTTGCTCCTGAAGAAGGTGGAGTAGTACCAGGAGTATCGAAGCGGAAATCCGACAGTGGCTGCGGTGGGGTGGCGTACGATGAACGGCGGCCGCGCTTAGGACGCCTAGCGTTTCCCGGGGATGAGAATGTGTTGCCAATCGGGCTTGTTTCCCAGTCATTAGGTGAAGAAGGACCTGCAATTCCGACGAATTCGCTACAAAACCTAGTATCACCTCACCAAATGAATCTTAGAAAACtgtaaatagaaaattttaaacaaattacCGTCGTTGATGTTTTCTGGAGGAGAATCGGAAGCCATAATCTTCAACCCGGCAGAATTTTGCGAAAAAGTGGATTGTAGCGGGAAGTGGATCGAAGATGAATTGATGAAAAAGGCTTCGATTTTCGGCGGGAAAAACTGAGGATGTTGGCGCCAATTTGTAGtgtccttttttttttgggcttttCTGTCAAATGGATTTTGGTCCAAACCTAGTGGTTTGGGCAATAATTTACAgatcaaacttttttttataaaataaactcgataaatttataattaaatattagaaCACCAATACACACatgcttgtacaatattttttataatttattttatttatatttaaatgataatcaaaatgtaattataagaaatagtgagaaaTTACActgcaattttgatatatgaattaaaaaataaataagaataagaaaggaaaaaaaactcaATTAGGAATTGAACCTAGTGATTATTAGAAAATAAAGACTCTATCCACAAAACCACATgttctcaaacttaataatatagtatagatatatagcacatatcaataaaaaaaaattgagtttgtATCGGAATATTGCATTTGAGAAATGATTTAAAGAAATGGATTCAAAACAATTTCAGGAAAAATCcgtaaatttgaaaattatccaACCAATTTGAGTGGATTTATATTTGGAATTCGAAATTCAACTCCACCCAAACCCACCCTTCGATTCAAAAGCAACAAAATGATGAAATTAAATCGAGGTATTTAAAATGGCAAatatttgtgtgagacggtctcacgagtcgtattttatgagactgatctcttatttgggttatccatgaaaaagtattactttttatactaatggtgtctcttatttgggttatccatgaaaaaatattactttttatgctaagagtattactttttattgtgaatatcggtagggttgacccgtctcacagataaagatt
Proteins encoded:
- the LOC140968259 gene encoding DNA replication licensing factor MCM4-like, yielding MASDSPPENINDGPSSPNDWETSPIGNTFSSPGNARRPKRGRRSSYATPPQPLSDFRFDTPGTTPPSSGANTRRGRGRRSSATHIGAATPSSTDDAQPSSEAGDADEDEAPPMYVWGTNISVQDVNAAILRFLRHFRENPQQIEGKYMMAINHVIEIEGDSLDVDAHDVFDYDSDLYLKMVRYPLEVLAIFDIVLMDMVSRINPLFEKHIQARIFNLRSSTSMRNLNPSDVEKMVSLKGMIIRCSSIIPEIREAVFRCLVCGYCCEPIVVDRGRINEPTICGKQECLSRNSMTLVHNRCRFADKQVVKLQETPDEIPEGGTPHTVSLLMHDKLVDAGKPGDRVEVTGIYRAMSVRIGQTQRTVKSIFKTYIDCLHVKRTNKSRVDVEDPMETENGVSGKGNEPVIDFEDKVEQLKGLSRQPDIYERLTRSLAPNIWELDDVKKGLLCQLFGGSALQMPSGASFRGDINILLVGDPGTSKSQLLQYIHKLSPRGIYTSGRGSSAVGLTAYVAKDPETGETVLESGALVLSDRGICCIDEFDKMSDNARSMLHEVMEQQTVSIAKAGIIASLNARTSVLACANPIGSRYNPRSSVIDNIHLPPTLLSRFDLIYLILDKADEQTDRRLAKHIVALHFEDPENSEQDVIDLPTLTAYVSYARKNIHPKLSDEAAEELTRGYVEMRRRGNFPGSSKKVITATPRQLESLIRLSEALARIRFSEWVEKYDVIEAIRLLEVAMQQSATDHSTGTIDMDLITTGVSASERMRRENLASTTRSIIMEKLQLGGPSTRMLELLEELKKQSPGEVHLNDLRNALATLSTEGFVAVHGDSVKRV